From one Geminocystis sp. M7585_C2015_104 genomic stretch:
- a CDS encoding 16S rRNA (uracil(1498)-N(3))-methyltransferase, with product MKSPVAGREKGKTSDIRLVVDSHQIRQDMIVLNREQEHYLRRVVRLENGASFVAIDGKGGGWRVCLTSQGAQILESLSENRELPVNVTVVVALPKGNGFDEIIRCCTELGVASFLPAQAERTLLHPGENKIQRWRKIAKEAVEQSERLIVPSITEPRPIREIFAEFSTKNLPKYIAVARGNSPHLLSVCQKDFSSSNLPSEIVVATGCEGGWTKEEIEMAMGAGFQMVSLGKRILRAITAPITAMAIISSLWESGRN from the coding sequence ATGAAGTCGCCTGTAGCCGGTAGGGAAAAAGGGAAAACTAGTGATATTCGCCTGGTGGTAGACTCCCATCAGATACGGCAAGACATGATAGTCTTGAATAGGGAACAAGAGCACTACCTGCGGCGGGTAGTAAGATTAGAAAATGGGGCATCCTTTGTGGCAATAGACGGCAAAGGCGGGGGGTGGCGGGTTTGTTTAACGTCACAAGGGGCGCAAATTCTAGAATCTTTGTCAGAAAATAGGGAATTGCCTGTTAACGTCACTGTTGTGGTGGCTTTACCCAAAGGCAACGGTTTTGATGAGATTATTCGTTGTTGCACAGAATTAGGGGTTGCCAGTTTCTTGCCGGCACAGGCTGAGCGCACCTTACTACATCCAGGAGAGAATAAAATACAAAGATGGAGGAAAATAGCAAAAGAGGCAGTGGAACAGTCAGAAAGACTAATAGTGCCTAGTATAACCGAACCTAGACCTATAAGAGAAATTTTTGCAGAGTTTAGCACAAAAAATTTACCCAAATACATTGCAGTAGCCAGGGGGAATTCTCCCCATCTGCTTTCCGTTTGTCAAAAGGATTTTTCCTCTTCCAATCTTCCTTCAGAAATAGTCGTAGCTACGGGATGTGAAGGGGGTTGGACAAAGGAAGAAATAGAAATGGCAATGGGAGCTGGCTTTCAAATGGTATCATTGGGCAAGAGAATTTTAAGGGCAATTACCGCACCAATAACGGCGATGGCTATTATCTCTTCCCTATGGGAGAGTGGTAGGAATTAG
- a CDS encoding sirohydrochlorin chelatase, protein MSHAAFLLVCHGSHSSNYRLQLKDFCGRVWGDLRSLGFTFPLFATCLELTESPLSERIRQLAANLAANGYDRLYIIPLFLLSGYHVVKDIPTEVAVAAKNSPIMLEIMPSLGQNPEIVNLLEQLYNTKGDCERVLLAHGTSLEGGNQELETLASKLEARLILWRGNLSELSIFRGDKPIVILPYFLFRGKVVESIIQQVAQLAKTSQMPIRLLPVLAETPQLRRLLVRQIIHQLSITPSS, encoded by the coding sequence ATGAGTCACGCTGCTTTTCTATTGGTTTGTCATGGTAGCCACAGTAGCAATTATAGGTTGCAACTGAAGGATTTTTGTGGCAGGGTGTGGGGGGATTTGCGTAGTTTGGGTTTTACTTTTCCCCTTTTTGCCACCTGTCTGGAGTTGACAGAATCTCCCCTTTCTGAAAGGATTAGACAACTAGCCGCTAACCTAGCCGCCAACGGGTATGACAGACTTTACATTATACCACTATTTTTGTTGTCTGGCTATCATGTTGTAAAAGATATTCCCACGGAGGTTGCCGTGGCAGCCAAAAACTCCCCCATCATGTTGGAAATAATGCCTTCACTGGGGCAAAACCCGGAAATAGTCAATCTTCTGGAACAATTGTACAACACAAAAGGGGACTGTGAGAGGGTCCTACTTGCCCATGGTACCAGTTTAGAGGGAGGCAATCAAGAGTTAGAAACCCTTGCTAGTAAGTTGGAAGCCAGGCTAATTCTTTGGAGAGGTAATCTCTCTGAGTTGTCAATCTTTAGGGGGGATAAACCCATCGTTATTCTCCCCTATTTTCTATTTCGAGGTAAGGTTGTAGAATCTATTATCCAACAGGTGGCGCAGTTGGCCAAAACTTCTCAAATGCCAATTAGACTACTACCCGTTTTAGCAGAAACCCCCCAACTGAGGAGACTGCTAGTAAGACAAATAATCCACCAACTGAGTATCACTCCATCTTCCTAG